The following is a genomic window from SAR86 cluster bacterium.
GTCCTTTCGCTAATCCAAGAGTTGAATCACATGGAATGCCTTTAGAACATAAAATAATGCCTGAGTACTTCAAAGAAGCTGGCTATCAAACTGCTCTATCTGGTAAATGGCATCTTGGAATGTCTGAAGAAGGTTTTCTTCCAATAAATCGTGGCTTTGATTCAACTTATGGTCATTTGATGGGTGGTATTGGTTACTTTGATCATGCATTTTCAGGAAGATTAGATTGGCACAGAAATAGTATACCTTTATATGAAGATGGTTACTCTACAACTTTAATTGCTGATGAAGCAGTAAGAATAATTGAAAATATTAATGAAGATAAACCTCTTTTTTTATATGTTGCATTTAATGCCCCGCATACACCTATACAAGCTGAGAATAGTGATATTGAATTGTTTAAAGATATTGAGGATATTTACGAAAGAAAATATGCAGCAAATATATATTCACTTGATAGAGAGATTGGAAAAATAATACAAAGTGTTGAAGATAAAGGTATTCTTGAAGATACTATTATCCTTTTTTTTAGTGACAACGGACCAGTTTTTGATATCGACCCAATTGCAAACGTAATTGCTCCAGATTTAATGAGTGCTAGAGGCAGCTCAGGGAAACTTAAAGGTAGCAAGATGAGTGCTTATGAAGGTGGAATAAGAGTGCCAGCCGTTTTCTATTGGAAAGGCGTATTAGAAAAATCAAAATCTGAACAATTTTTCTTTGCACAGGATATATTACCAACACTTTTATCTGCAGCCTCAATCAATGTTGATAATTCTAAATTCACGGGTATTAATCGTTGGAATGAAATTTTAAACAACGAAATTAAAGATCCTGTTAATGTACATACTGGGAATATTATAATTAATGATGAGAGAGCATTATTTAATGGAAAGTGGAAGTTGTACTATAGACAAAATGTTCAAACGAATGGCCCAAAAGTATATGAACTATTTAACATCATCGAAGATCCATTTGAAACAAAAGATTTATCACAAATTCACCAATCTATTTTTTTAGAAATGAAAGAAACAATAGACAACCAAACATTATGGATGAATCCACCTATTATAGATCCTGTGATGATGTACCTTTGGGGTGATAGATTTACAGATGATGAAAGATTTATTGGAGAGCCTTGGTTAGTGCGTGATTATGAACTTAAATCACCTCCACCTACATTTAAGGCTAATCTAATTTTTATCTGGATACTTATATTGGCAAATAAGTATAAAGTTTTAGGAGCATTTATATTATTAATATCAGTAATATTAATTATAAGAAAGTATAGTGCAGCTAGATCCTAGTGACATTAAAACCAAAGAAGTTTTCAATTGGAAAGGCTATCATCTATTGCATTTCTATGGATCAGCATGTTCCCAAAAATTAAGAATTTTTCTTAGTCTTAAAAAAATTGAATGGAAATCGCATCAAATAAATCTTCAAAAACAAGAACAATTCGGTGATTGGTTTTTAGGTATAAATCCGAGGGGTTTGGTCCCTACCCTTGTTTATGATGGAAATGTTTATATTGAAAGTAACTACATAATGTTTTTTATAGAATCTATTAATTCAAATATTAATCTTATTCCCATTAAATATATTAAAGAGATCGAAGAAAGTTTGGAGTATGAGGATAGCTTACACCAAGATTTAAGAATATTAACTTTTAGATTTATAGTGCCTCATTTTCTAGGTAAGAAAGATTTAAAAAAATTAAAAAATAAAAAAAATAATAAAGGAACTATAAAAGGTGAGATTGATATAAAGAAGAACAAAGAAATCGATTTTTGGATGAATCATCACAAGTTTGGAATTACTGATGAACAAGTTAATGAATCCTTTAAAAAATTTTCTGAAGCAGTAAATAAAATTGAACTAAAGTTAACTAAAAATAGTTATATATTAAATAATCAGATCACAGTCCTAGATATAGCATGGTTCATAAACATTAATAGAATAGTTAAAGCTGGTTTTGATCTTAAAAATAAGTATCCAAATACGAATAAATGGTACAAAAAATTAAAATGTAATAAAAATTTTTCAAACGAGGTTAAGGAAGGTCTTCCATTGCAAATAATAGTGAATATCTTTAGATTATATAACTTTTTTACTGGTAATCTTTTAAAAAATATCGTTAGATAATTTCACAAACATCTTCAAAATCTAATCTTGGTAATCTCATAAATATTTTTGACGGATCACCATAACCAATACAACATAAAAAATTTGATTTTATATTTGTACCAGCAAAAAACTTTTCATCAACTAATTGATTATTAAAACCTGACATGGGACCACAATCTAAACCAAGAGCTCTTGATACCATCATAAAATATGCTCCTTGAAGTGAGCTATTTCTAAATGCTGTCGATGTATTCATATCATCATTATTTTTGTACATAGGCGCTACATCCATATGAGGAAAAAGTTTTCCCATATTGTCAGCAAAGTCTAAATCATATCCAATTATCGCGATTACTGGTGCTGTCATAACTTTTGGAACATTATTAGGTAACAGTGCTTCTTTAAGTTTTTCTTTAGATTCATTGGATTTAATAAATTTAAATCTTGCTGGGCAACAATTAGTGCTCGTTGGACCCATTTTTGTTAATTCATAAATTTTATGTATTAATGAATCATCGATATCTTTATCCTGCCAGCCATTCATACTTCTTGCTTCGCCAAACAATAAATCAAGTTGGGATGAAGTTATATGTTCTGCGTTATCTTTTAATTTTGTAAATTTAGCTTGTGCCTCAGCTACAGCCTTCTTTTGATCATCTGTTAATTCAATCACTTTAAATTATGCCTCTTTTTTAGCAGCAATTTCCATTTCCTTGATCGTAGTAGCAATTGTTGGATTCTCAGCCCTTGCTTTATCAATCTGATCAACAGGCATTGTTATACCAAAAGTACTTGGAACTTCAGGACCGTATTGAGCCATTGCCAAATCTCTAAAGTTAGAATTTTCTGGCTCAACAGAAGAATTTATTAAATCTCCATCTGTCCAATGTTCATGTGTAAAACCATGTGGATCTCTCCAATAATCATACATTTGACTTCCTAAAAGATGTCTACCAATTCCCCATTCATGGTAATACTCATCAACTGTTTTCATATGGTAATGACCAGCCATCAAATCATCAACAGAGTCAGTAACCTCATATCCAGCATGGCCATATGTAGGTACCCCTAGGCCACCTGGTAAGCCCATATTATTCATTGTGTGATGATCAACTGGTTTATCACCCATATCACATCTCATGAAAGCTCCCATTGAGTTTCCATCAGGCCCTATACAATTATTGCTAACTAAAAAACCTAAAACATTTGAATACCATTCAACTGATGCTTGAGGATCTTTACAATTGATTGCTGTGTGGCCTAATCTTTTTACTTTTGAAGTTAGTTCATAAACCCATTTATCTCCATGAACTTGCCATTCATCTGCAGCTTTCCCAAAACGTTGAAGAACATTTTCTCTTTGTTTGGATTGACCTGTATTTAAAACTTTAGATACAACCGCAACTGGTTCAGATTCACTCATTCCATGACAAACTTCTACTTCAATACCATCAGGGTCCATAACAGTTACTTTATGTCCACCACCAGGTTCGATATTATCAACAATAGGTACATTAAATTCTTTAGAAAGCGCTTCTAAGTCAGAATAATTATTTGCTTTATAAGCCGATCCTATATACTTATTTTCTTCGCCTTTAGTCGCTACATAAATATACGGTGAAGTTCCAGTGCCTCTAAAGAAAATACTATTTTCATCCTCGTGGGCAAGCATCATTCCGAAGTGATTTAGATATTTTTTCTGAGCTTCAAATTCTGTAAGTTCAAACCTTACATAAATAATGTCTGCTACTTTGCATATTGGTTTAGTCATAATTATTTCTCCTCTATTAATTTATTAATTTCTGTCCATAGTAAATCATTATGATCATTTGGACCCTCTCCGTACAAACCTATCAATTCTGGTTTCCATTCACCTGTTTCATAATTAATTATAGCTTCCGTATAACTAGGTCTAGATGAAATATTATTCCAATATTTTGATAAATTTGGAAGTTTTTTACCATCAAAAACTCCATAAAATCTCATTTCTTGAACTCTATGTAATAAGGCCGTTAAACAACAATCAGCTGCTGAATATGAATCACCATATATAAATTGTTTACCATGATTTAAATAATTCTCAGTATAAATAAGATGCTTTGCTAGAAATGACATCATTTTTTTATAAACACCTGGTGGTGGACCTCCTAACAATCTAACCATAATAAATATTGGTTTTCTTTTATTAACACCATGATTTTTTAAATAATCCCATAAAACACTAAAAAAGGATCTTTTGCATAATAATCTAGCTAATACAGGTATTGAGATACCTCCTCCAGTCGTTCCAAACGTTTCACCAAGTTCTTTTTCGTCATCTAAAAATAGATAATCTAATAATTTATTAAATTCTTTATCATCAGGAGGAAATAATGATTCACCTTGATTTGGAAACTCTTTATCAATGTATTTCATGATTTCAATGCTGTCTGGTATTGGCTTGTTATCTGCAAGTAGTGTTGGAATTAATGTTTTTGGATTAAGTTTTTTATATGAATCTCTTAAATGATCGCCTTTTGACTCAAGATAAACTAAGTTATAGTTGAATTTTATTTTCTTTTCAGATAAAGCTAGTCTAGCCATATTTGATGCAACAGATTCACCATATCCATAAAGTGTTAAATTTGACATATCAAAATAATATAATATTTTTAGTCAATTGACTAGTTCTTAAAAAATTAATTATTTATTTAAAGTATTCATATTATATATACATATAAATGAGCATTATTTGTTGTGTATTTTTATCCAATTGGATAGAATATTTTTAACGATAATAAATCAGGGGGATTTTATGTTATATACTACATCTGTTATTAAACAAAATATAGTCTTAGCTATTTATAAAACATTTTTTGTAATATTGGCATTAGTTATGTCAGTTAACACTTTTTCACAATCTGATTCGCGACTTGAAGAAGTAATTGTTACAGCTCAAAAGGTTGAAGAAGGTTTATCAGAAGTACCTATATCAATTCAAGTTGTGTCAAGCGAAAGACTTGAAGATATCGGAACTACTTCATGGGAAGAATTAGCAGCATATGTACCAGGCCTTCAAGTTGCAAAAGGCGTACAAGAGCAATCTATTTATATGAGAGGTGTTGGTTCTGGCACAAATAAAGGTTTTGAACAGTCCGTAACACAATTCGTAGATAATATGCCTGTTACAAGAAGTCAGCAATATACAGTTCCTTTACTAGATGTTGAGAGAGTTGAAGTATTAAAAGGAACGCAAGGTGTTTTGTTTGGTAAAAATACTATCGCTGGTGTCATAAACACTGTTAGCAAAAGCCCTGAAATAGGTGGCGGATATGATGCAAGCGTTTCATGGGAAACTATAAATGAAACGAGATCAACAAAGATTCAAGCCGCTTCGAATATCCCACTTAATGAAAATATGGCTATGAGAGTTGCTTTAATGACAAATGAAGCAGATGGATGGGTTAAAAATTTATTCAAAAATGGCGATCCTGAACCGAATACTGAATCTCGAGCTTTTAGGACAACTTTTCTTTTTGAAAACGATGAATTTGCAGCAAATATAAAGTTATTTAAATCAAGCTATGACAGAGTTGGTCAACATTCAAGTTTAACTAAATGGGGATTAGCTGCTCCTCCTCCTATACTTCAAGCTGCTGGTAAAGTTCCAGCAATTGCAGCATTTACTGTTGGCAGTATTGCTTATCCTAATATTATTGCTGGACAAGATTTTGCATCCTACCAAGATGGTACTTTTGGTACAAATCCAAATGGCGGAACAATTGATTCTGAGAATATGATAATAAATTTATCGACAACTAGAGGAAATATCGATATTAATTGGACAACATCTATATCAGAATATGACTTTACAGAAGGAGCTGATGCTGACTTTACACCCTTAAGTTTCATAGGCGTAAGTGGAAATGAACAAAATGATGCTACTACTCATGAATTAGTGATTTCATCTCAACTAAATGATAGGTTTAGTTATATTGCAGGATTTTTTCTAGAAGATACAGAGTACTCCTTTCAAAATGAAGCATATGTTGATGGTACACTTGGAAATCCAATGATTTTAGGTGCCGTTACACAACAGGCTTTAGGTCTTAATGCGCAATCACTGATGATAGCAATGACAGGTGGGCGACTCACAGCTAGAAATGCAAAGACTCATCACTTTCATGATTTAACAACTGAAAGTCAGTCAGTATTCTTTCAAGGTAAATATGACATATCAGATAAATTATCTACTACTGTTGGAGTAAGATATTCTGAAGACGAAAAATCTCTTAAAGATAAACAAGTATATACAAGTGATGTAACAGGTGGACATGATCCAGTTGCTAATGCGACTTTAAACCCACTTGTTGGAGCATTCTTCATGGGAGCTTTAGGAAGAGCTACATATGATTTTCCTATTCAGACAATTTCTGAAGATACTGTTACACCATCATTTAAATTAGATTATGAATACTCAGATTCAACTAGGTTATATCTCAGTTGGGCTGAAGGTTATAAAGCAGCAGGTTTTGATGGAACTGATAACGTTCCAGCAGTAAATTATACAACTCCAGGCGATGGTGCGAGATTTGAAGCTGAAGAAGCAACAACAACTGAAGTTGGTGCAAAAATGAACTTTCCAAATTTAAATTTGAGAGCTAATGTAGCAGCTTTTTCAACAGAATACATAAACATGCAAGTATCAGCATTTGTTGGAGCTAGTTTTCAAGTCTCAAATGCAGGGGAATCAACTATTGAAGGTGTAGAATTAGATTTTGAATGGTCACCTGTCGATGGTTTATATATCGGTGGTGCTGTATCAACCTTAGATTTTGCATTTGATGTATTCTTAGGTAGTTGTACTGTTGCTCAAGAAGTTGCTTTTTTAGCGGCGAGTGGCGGCGCTGGTGAATGCACACAAGATATGAAAGGTAAAACTGGTGTCTATACTCCTGATATATCATCATCTTTATACGCTAAATACATAACACCAATAAATAGTGATATAAATATGATTTTAGGTTTAGATATGAATAAGACTGCTGAATATTATTCTCAAAATGATCTAGATCCAGACAATCTATCACCTGAAACTAATAAAGTTAATTTCAGATTAGGCCTTGAAAGTTCTGACGAAAAATATTTATTAACATTTTTTATAAGAAACCTCACAGATGAAGCTGGA
Proteins encoded in this region:
- a CDS encoding arylsulfatase gives rise to the protein MFLRSKTILLLPLLISFLMDGKPNIIIILTDDLGWGDVSYHGGSIPTPNIDELVSKGLEMNRFYSDPSCSPTRATMLTGINSFANGVVRPFANPRVESHGMPLEHKIMPEYFKEAGYQTALSGKWHLGMSEEGFLPINRGFDSTYGHLMGGIGYFDHAFSGRLDWHRNSIPLYEDGYSTTLIADEAVRIIENINEDKPLFLYVAFNAPHTPIQAENSDIELFKDIEDIYERKYAANIYSLDREIGKIIQSVEDKGILEDTIILFFSDNGPVFDIDPIANVIAPDLMSARGSSGKLKGSKMSAYEGGIRVPAVFYWKGVLEKSKSEQFFFAQDILPTLLSAASINVDNSKFTGINRWNEILNNEIKDPVNVHTGNIIINDERALFNGKWKLYYRQNVQTNGPKVYELFNIIEDPFETKDLSQIHQSIFLEMKETIDNQTLWMNPPIIDPVMMYLWGDRFTDDERFIGEPWLVRDYELKSPPPTFKANLIFIWILILANKYKVLGAFILLISVILIIRKYSAARS
- a CDS encoding glutathione S-transferase, encoding MQLDPSDIKTKEVFNWKGYHLLHFYGSACSQKLRIFLSLKKIEWKSHQINLQKQEQFGDWFLGINPRGLVPTLVYDGNVYIESNYIMFFIESINSNINLIPIKYIKEIEESLEYEDSLHQDLRILTFRFIVPHFLGKKDLKKLKNKKNNKGTIKGEIDIKKNKEIDFWMNHHKFGITDEQVNESFKKFSEAVNKIELKLTKNSYILNNQITVLDIAWFININRIVKAGFDLKNKYPNTNKWYKKLKCNKNFSNEVKEGLPLQIIVNIFRLYNFFTGNLLKNIVR
- a CDS encoding malonic semialdehyde reductase codes for the protein MNGWQDKDIDDSLIHKIYELTKMGPTSTNCCPARFKFIKSNESKEKLKEALLPNNVPKVMTAPVIAIIGYDLDFADNMGKLFPHMDVAPMYKNNDDMNTSTAFRNSSLQGAYFMMVSRALGLDCGPMSGFNNQLVDEKFFAGTNIKSNFLCCIGYGDPSKIFMRLPRLDFEDVCEII
- a CDS encoding VOC family protein, translated to MTKPICKVADIIYVRFELTEFEAQKKYLNHFGMMLAHEDENSIFFRGTGTSPYIYVATKGEENKYIGSAYKANNYSDLEALSKEFNVPIVDNIEPGGGHKVTVMDPDGIEVEVCHGMSESEPVAVVSKVLNTGQSKQRENVLQRFGKAADEWQVHGDKWVYELTSKVKRLGHTAINCKDPQASVEWYSNVLGFLVSNNCIGPDGNSMGAFMRCDMGDKPVDHHTMNNMGLPGGLGVPTYGHAGYEVTDSVDDLMAGHYHMKTVDEYYHEWGIGRHLLGSQMYDYWRDPHGFTHEHWTDGDLINSSVEPENSNFRDLAMAQYGPEVPSTFGITMPVDQIDKARAENPTIATTIKEMEIAAKKEA
- a CDS encoding glutathione S-transferase family protein; protein product: MSNLTLYGYGESVASNMARLALSEKKIKFNYNLVYLESKGDHLRDSYKKLNPKTLIPTLLADNKPIPDSIEIMKYIDKEFPNQGESLFPPDDKEFNKLLDYLFLDDEKELGETFGTTGGGISIPVLARLLCKRSFFSVLWDYLKNHGVNKRKPIFIMVRLLGGPPPGVYKKMMSFLAKHLIYTENYLNHGKQFIYGDSYSAADCCLTALLHRVQEMRFYGVFDGKKLPNLSKYWNNISSRPSYTEAIINYETGEWKPELIGLYGEGPNDHNDLLWTEINKLIEEK
- a CDS encoding TonB-dependent receptor translates to MLYTTSVIKQNIVLAIYKTFFVILALVMSVNTFSQSDSRLEEVIVTAQKVEEGLSEVPISIQVVSSERLEDIGTTSWEELAAYVPGLQVAKGVQEQSIYMRGVGSGTNKGFEQSVTQFVDNMPVTRSQQYTVPLLDVERVEVLKGTQGVLFGKNTIAGVINTVSKSPEIGGGYDASVSWETINETRSTKIQAASNIPLNENMAMRVALMTNEADGWVKNLFKNGDPEPNTESRAFRTTFLFENDEFAANIKLFKSSYDRVGQHSSLTKWGLAAPPPILQAAGKVPAIAAFTVGSIAYPNIIAGQDFASYQDGTFGTNPNGGTIDSENMIINLSTTRGNIDINWTTSISEYDFTEGADADFTPLSFIGVSGNEQNDATTHELVISSQLNDRFSYIAGFFLEDTEYSFQNEAYVDGTLGNPMILGAVTQQALGLNAQSLMIAMTGGRLTARNAKTHHFHDLTTESQSVFFQGKYDISDKLSTTVGVRYSEDEKSLKDKQVYTSDVTGGHDPVANATLNPLVGAFFMGALGRATYDFPIQTISEDTVTPSFKLDYEYSDSTRLYLSWAEGYKAAGFDGTDNVPAVNYTTPGDGARFEAEEATTTEVGAKMNFPNLNLRANVAAFSTEYINMQVSAFVGASFQVSNAGESTIEGVELDFEWSPVDGLYIGGAVSTLDFAFDVFLGSCTVAQEVAFLAASGGAGECTQDMKGKTGVYTPDISSSLYAKYITPINSDINMILGLDMNKTAEYYSQNDLDPDNLSPETNKVNFRLGLESSDEKYLLTFFIRNLTDEAGRSFGVDLPLISGSHVHYLEPGRQVGASWRVNL